A region from the Xenopus laevis strain J_2021 chromosome 4S, Xenopus_laevis_v10.1, whole genome shotgun sequence genome encodes:
- the myod1.S gene encoding myoblast determination protein 1 homolog A (The RefSeq protein has 1 substitution compared to this genomic sequence), translating to MELLPPPLRDMEVTEGSLCAFPTPDDFYDDPCFNTSDMSFFEDLDPRLVHVTLLKPEEPHHNEDEHVRAPSGHHQAGRCLLWACKACKRKTTNADRRKAATMRERRRLSKVNEAFETLKRYTSTNPNQRLPKVEILRNAIRYIESLQSLLHDQDEAFYPVLEHYSGDSDASSPRSNCSDGMMDYNSPPCGSRRRNSYDSSFYSDSPNDSRLGKSSVISSLDCLSSIVERISTQSPSCPVPTAVDSGSEGSPCSPLQGETLSERVITIPSPSNTCTQLSQDPSSTIYHVL from the exons ATGGAGCTGTTGCCCCCACCACTGCGGGAcatggaagtcactgagggatctCTCTGCGCCTTCCCGACCCCCGACGACTTCTACGACGACCCCTGTTTCAATACCTCAGACATGAGTTTCTTTGAAGACCTggaccccaggctggtgcacgTGACTCTTCTGAAACCAGAGGAACCCCACCATAACGAGGATGAGCACGTGAGGGCCCCCAGTGGGCACCATCAGGCTGGCAGGTGCTTGTTGTGGGCATGCAAAGCCTGTAAGAGAAAGACAACCAATGCCGACAGGAGGAAGGCCGCCACTATGAGGGAGAGAAGGAGACTCAGCAAGGTCAATGAAGCGTTTGAGACCCTGAAGCGATACACCTCAACTAACCCCAACCAAAGGCTCCCCAAAGTGGAGATCCTGCGCAACGCGATTCGCTACATAGAGAGCCTCCAGGCTCTGCTCCACGACCAGGATGAGGCTTTCTACCCGGTTCTGGAACATTACAGTGGGGACTCAGATGCCTCAAGCCCCAGGTCCAACTGCTCCGATGGCATG ATGGATTATAACAGCCCCCCCTGCGGCTCCAGGAGAAGGAACAGCTACGACAGCAGCTTCTACAGTGACAGCCCAAATG ACTCGAGACTTGGGAAAAGTTCAGTGATCTCCAGCCTTGACTGCCTCTCCAGCATCGTAGAGCGGATCTCCACCCAAAGCCCCAGCTGCCCCGTCCCCACAGCTGTGGATAGTGGATCCGAGGGCAGTCCCTGTTCTCCCCTGCAGGGGGAGACATTGAGCGAGAGAGTAATCACCATCCCTTCTCCCAGCAATACCTGCACTCAACTGTCCCAGGACCCCAGCAGCACCATCTATCACGTCTTATAG